The Trichomycterus rosablanca isolate fTriRos1 chromosome 13, fTriRos1.hap1, whole genome shotgun sequence sequence ACTCTGCTGTATCCTGTAATGCTTGTCCTGCTGAACCAGACATGGAATTTCTTGAAAAAGCATGTCCCtccaaaataacaataacaactgtTTTTcctaaaaacaaactgaattgACTTGTCTGAGCACggaacacatttccactgtctttcggtccatctCGGATAACTTCAGACCCAGAGAACTCATTTTGTTGATGTGCAAAATTAATATATGGCTTTCTGCATTTCTTGATACAGCAGCAAACTGTGTTAAGTGATGATGATTTTCCAACATAATCCCATCAcggtagcatgatggtttctgagGGATGAGGGCTTGATGGTCGTACACACAGCATGTTTCCccctttggcctttacgcaccaaAGTTTCCCCTGACTCCCTGAATGttttcataatattatgaaatgtagatagtagaagaCCTAAATTCTTTGCATTCTTATGCTATGAAACATTGTCTTTAAACTAACTGACGATTCTCTCATAAAGTTTAACATACAGTGGTGAACCACAACCCATTCTTTGGTGGAAGCTCCCTTTATACTTAATGTTGATGAAGTTACCAGTTAAACTGCTAATTGTGGATTCTTCCAAAACAGTGTCAATTGTATAACCTTATTTTAGTCTTATTTGGCATCTGTCCCCATATTTCTAGTGTGCTGCAGGTttcacatttttatgttttttttataattacaaaatacaattagatttgtaagtgaaaacactaaaaacaaaatattaagcaattaaacaaatttctttttttttgcatttttaaaaagtgtcccaacttttctggaagtgGGGCTTGTATACTGATTATAATTACCTAGCCAAAGTAAAGATGCAGTATCACTAAACCGTGTGTTTTCAAAAGCGGTAAAGTGTGTTTTCAtaaaaatagtgttttttttaactgacaaatTCGAGTAAAAAATTAAGTAATCagctatttatttagttagatgGTACAGTATGTTAGTTCTAAAAGCATGTTGTGCACATTTGACACCATACACGTTGTAGTTCCATTTAGATTAGATATTATTACTAACCTACATAATTTCTATAGGTGAGAGCTCAATAAATGTTTTCCACAAGTACAACTCCTctactttgtgtttgtgtatgaagtcagtttgttattgttatattcAATAATCACCAGATGACATGTGACCCCACCAGTTTAATGACAAATTTGAAGGCCCACACATTTCCACTTATGCTAGCTCAATGTATGCCACACATGGCTGACTAAAATAATTAGTCAAAAAACATTTCCTTAATAAAAAATGCTTGTcgcctttttttctttaaacaaaAGTTTACTGTTGACACACAGTTAATATGACGCTCTGTTTATCTTTTGTGCACTGAATTTCTCATAAGAGCTTTTAGGGATGGGTAAGATGGGTAATTGtgttttaaagtaaaaacaattatatatCAGTGTAGCTTTGACAAGCTGTAAATTATGTGGGTAGTTATTTCTTTCTAAGATCTTCTTTATAAGAAATGCTTATAGTGATATACTCAGCGCTtgtaaaactgtaattttattgttatgaGGAAAGACAACAAGTTTTACACTTACTCTTTAAGACACTTTTGGCAAAAAAGCTGTTGAACCAATAACTTTGTAAGACAAAATTATATCATCACCTGTAACataagtttaaaataaaaccatGACCACATAAATAATGGTAAGTGAAAGTGTAaaaagtatatacatatataagtgTATAAAGATGCAACAAAAATGGCAGAAGTaaattgtatttgtaaatttgtttttaatagaaAAGCACAGGTTATTACTGGAAAAGAAGGGCAGCCCACTTTTAGGCTGTTTTTAAGTCAATTTACTATAGATATATACTTAATATACTTAAAAACATTAATGGTCAGAACATACTGACATACTAATCATTTAATcagctaaatgtttacaaatataaaaaacacatatatacatacacacacacacccatatatatatatatatatatatatatatatatatatatatatatatatatatatatatatatatatatatacatacaaaatgaaaaaacaaaaacatagcaGCGATAATAGATAAAAAAAGAACTcatttgtatttgcattttttgtCATTAGAATTTTTTAAGTAGTGAATATTACATATGCATTGTattaaaaaacatgcaaatgttTTTAAGTACACACATTAAGTAAATGTTCTTGCATGttcaaagcaaaaaaaatatgaattaattcttaattaatttaaaaaaactgcaAAATATTATCCCTATATTAGTACACACTCCATAACTGGGAACAAGTTACACTGTAATTGTATGACTAGCTGCAGAGATTGGTTCAGTAGGGCAATCCTTTTACagtctttaaataaaaacaatacttgCACAGCATTGTACCCGAAAACTTGCTACACTGATAATGTTAAGCTCAATATAAATGCTTACCTTGGAGCGTTCTCGGATCGTGTTTTTTCCCAGCCTGCTAGCGCAGAGTGAGATGAGTTTATCAGTCTGTTTAAGTAAAAAATTGATAGCCTCGGCTCCTCTCTCGGTACCACTGACCCAGGCTATCTTATCTCCCCTAATATGACTTCTTCTCACTCCAGAAGCTCGTCCAGCGAGCTGTCCGTCACTTAAAACACCTGAACGGTGAATTTGTTTCACTTGACCCAAGACCACACGACCAACCGTGTCACCGAGAAAACTGTCCATATAGAAGAAACCTCTGTCCAGCAGAGCTGGTACAACACGGTCCAAAGCTAACTGCTCCAGTTCCAAGTCCGTTATATGATGCAGAAACGGCATTCTGCTTTCAGCCGTTGCTTGCTGCTGCTGTTTGTCTCAAAACGGTTCAGCCATTCGACACTACGATTAAAAACAACCAGCTTTCTAACTGAGTTGTGAGGACATAACTTCTGAGCTTCCTCTGTAAACTTCTCACTGACCTGCTGGACTGTGAGACGTGCAGCTCGCGCTGTAGCGCCCAGGGGGCGGGGTTATTTGTACAGCCACGCCCACACCGTTTGTTTTCCCTTACGGCTCGGCAGCACGTGCGCAGCCCACACGAATTATTTTCTCTTTCTGGGAAACGTGGTCCTGTTTTGCAAAGTGGTTCAAAACAGTAATGTACATACTGGATAAAGACAAATGTGGCCCAATACTATATATTGTACAGACTGACTGCCTCATGGAATGCGTAGTTTACAGATACTATTGTATTAGTGCGCCACATTGGGATAACGTCTTGATTTCACGATAAGACTGTGAGAAACGCGAATTAGTGGGGGGCGTGTTCAGCCGCCATTGAGCACAGGGACTGGAGCATGTAGGCAGCAGCGCGGCGGCACACAATCACCACCTCAAATCCTACACGCCATCAGTTCACCCAAACAGATACGTGAACAAACGAAGCTGGTTAATGTCGCAGTGACTGCAATCTGGGCATATATGTCTATTGGTCAACATAACCTACAGCTACAACAAGACTATTTGAAttcatattacattattttatatgattgtttttaaacagaggATTTAGAATAGACAAGTGTGAAAAATCATAGGTCTAGAAAGTCTAAACCTTTGCACTGAACTAAATCATTGTGCAAACACATGTAGGCCTGTCAAGTCGAACTATACTGTACATGGGTGTTTTAAATAAgtttaaaatgtgtattgttAAAACGGATAGAAACTGCATTTCGGTATCATCAGATAATCAATTTAATGTACTGATGTTTGTTtcataacttttaaaatgcttAAACTTATTAGTAAAcaattaaactaataaaatgtCAGGTTGCACAGCCACACATTCAGCATTACATATCTAAGTTTTTAGATATGTAAATTACTGGTACATATCGAAAAATATCTAAATAAGTGTCTACATCAAAGAAGACATTGTTTATGATGTTTTATAACTATATTCTTGAAACATTTTAACAGCCTGGGTTCATCCCACCCTGAATAGGacaaaatgttcttttatacatttatattttacatgttcagcatttagcagacgcctttatgcaaagcaacttacagtagtgacagtatacagtctgagcaattgagggttaagggccttgctcaagggcccaacagctgcaacctggcagtggtggggcttgaaccagtgacattctgattactagtccagtacattaattgctaggctacaactgccctaatttTTAATTGTTGCAAGAAAAACCAGTCTAGTTGGGTTTTCTTGTGTAGTCTCCGCTAAAGAGATGGGGGTGTAGTCCAACATCTTTGCTATTTCTTGATTTTTCCGTTTAGCCCTGCCAACTTACGTGTGGAGCTATGGTTATCAAGGCTGCCTTTAACACCTGTCTATTTTACACAATGTTTAATGTGCATTATTGTTCTGCACACCCCAGATTAAAGCCAAAAACCCTGTcaacttttttctttaaaaatgcaaGTCTTGTTTTTAATTGTCATTGTCTAAAACAATCTAAAAAATGGAATTGAACAAAAACACGTTTGATGATGTTATTTTCTACATGCAATAGTTTTGTTACTTATGTATCATGCACCTATTAATGAAAGTTTCTACAACACAGTACTCACCTTGTGTCTGCCTCTAATTTTGTAGCTCCCAAGTTTACCGTCAGCATGCGTGATAACTTTGTCTATTCTTGACAGCAGAACTCCTATATGATGACAGTCCGGTTCAGTTCCTTCCACCCAGATGATTTTATCCCCTCGGATAGCTTTAGTTTGGCCCAGGTTTTGACACGCCAGCTGTCCGTCCTGCATTCTGTCATCCTCATGGACTCTTTTTACCTCCTGCACAATGCGCTCTCCGAGCCTGTCTCCCAGAAAGTTATCTACGATGCACAGACCGTACGAGTTCATGCACGGTACAATATAATGTGGCACCAGTCTGTGAGAGGTAACTCGCCTGTGCTCCTTAGATTTCGGTCGGTTACTGCGAGGTTTTAGGAGTTCTTGCGGTACGGAGTCGGTTCGGGTGTGTTTGGACTCTCCGATGGTATCCGGGGACATGTGCTGCAGTCTTTCCGCTCTAGGACCACCAGTATCCACCTCGGCATTAGCATGCTCTATAGGACAATGCGGGGCAGAATGATTTCCCTGGTACTCGGCCATTTGCCGGTAGTGCAAAAGCTCCTGTGTGCTTGTTACAGTTTCTGATGGGCGTGAGCTGCATAACATGTATCACACGTGCGCACAGCAGAGGCGATCTGCAGTGACTTATAACCTACAGCACCCTATTCCACATGCTGCTGGCCATTAAGATGAAGGGTACGTGCGTTATAACTCGGACTTCAAATCTTAGTTCAACAAGTTCACACATCATATTGGACACATGTTTTGGCGAGGACTGTTCAGTTAAGTATCAtcaaactttatttaaaacgtGTGTGGTGAAAGAAAATTGGAATACCCAAAGGAAATGCGCGATGAACATACAAAACTCGGAGTGGGTGCTGCTTGGAAACAATTGTGAGGAAAATGggcagtgtacagtgtactgaCGTTTGTGGTACAGTAATAAGGTCAGTCCACCAGTTTAGTATGTTAATGTGTATGTGGTTTGACCTTAGAGTGTAGAAAAGGTTCAAAAGCTGGTTATGGCTATTAATTATtgatattaaacacattattaccgatgcaaaaataaaagtataattgGACCTGACACTAAAACTACTATAGTGCCAATAGCTCCCCTTGTGGAGAAAATTTTACATGCTAAACTTTAAGTCAGTACAgttgtaccttgaaactcgacgtcaattggttctgggagtggtgttgagttttaaaggcgtttAGTTTCAGTAAGAATTCATTTTAAAGGcgttttttccataaggatgtatgggaaacctgttaatgcgttccgtgGTCCCGTGGTatgttttaggctaatgtaaaataatggggttgtatttgacacttatacactaaaaataacacaaatataatataaaaacattcattcattttcttatccgcttatccaattagggtcgggtCGGgtcgggggtgctggagcctatcacagCTTTTCAACCCATacacacacggggagaacatgcaaactcctcacaggaaggacccggaccgccccgcctggggatctttgctgtgaggcgacagtgctacccactaagccaccgtgccgcctgtaatataaaaacactaaaatacaattgaaaaccagttaaacacaataaaacctgcactttacttctttattgtttccttacgcttcaTGAGCATGGAGATTCTTGATCTTGGAtactgtattccgttcagtaaaggcgcattcacatgagaagcggcacaatagcttttgcgctggctgtgccagtgcacaaagcttaacgtgacttattgtactaaaacaattatttatttttttttaacaataagcgttttagactctctctcgAGAAAAAAAATGGGATTCTCacattttctcagcaccccgagctataacaagtttaaaagtgaaacagtgaggaaaatccagctataTCCACAAATATATGTCAATGCTTTCAGGGGAACTTGACAGTtagtccacacaaatgcagattcatctcatattaaaaaaaactgaacacgttgagtttaagggtacaaatttctcgatgaagggcgttgagtttcaaagattttgagttacaaggtaccactgtatttattgatttatttatttggattttaacgtcatgttttacacactttggttacattcatgacagaaacagtagttattcatacacaagattcatcagttcacaagttttaaagtcaaacacagttatggaaaatttagtatctccaattcacctcacttgcatgactttggactgtgggagaaaactggagctcgtggaggaaacccacacaaacacaaggaaAGAACCgtgaccaccccacctggggattgaacacaggaccttcttgctgtgaggtgaccgtgctacTTACTGAACCACCATGCCACCTGactaagtcagtaagtaaatgaTTGTTACAAGCCAGGTATAAGTACTTGGTATCTAAAATTGAATCAATATTTAAGccatataaaacaaaaatgactATAAACATTTACACATGTAGGTTACATTTTAAGAACACTTCTAATTAGTATTGAAACTCCTGAAAATCCAACAGTTGTGTGTGATTGTTTCATAAAATGataaaagctaaaacatttGCTTTTGCATACTAAATTGAAGGTGATAGATGTAGGCATACAATCATGGTAATTTATAATGCTTGTGTTTATATGAATGCAGAAGAGCAGATTTTTAGGAGGCCATTAAAAAGACCAACATgactaaaatattgtgtataacaataaaactactcattaaaattttttacaaTACTGGTGAATGTGAGGTGAAAGGGTTCTGTTTATTAGTACCTTTAGGCAGCTGCTTGAACCCAGTGGAGCTTATAATAACTGCTAAGTTGGCAGGATACACTGTTTGCACTTTCTCAGAGGTCCAGGCAACCCTTGAGCTTGTATGTGAGAATATCCTCATCTTGTTGtttaaacagtaaccagctgcTTTTTTCTTCTGACTCCATGCCAGCGAGGTGAATCTGAGAGCAGGATTGTGTATTATTGATTGGCCTGTATGAACTCACTCTCAGTAAGTACTGCAGGTGGCACGTCTGCACATGTTCTGCATATGCATATAGCTGAACTTTAATTACACTTCTTGGAAGGAAGTTTGCGTCATATACATATCTGCACATAAACAACTCCCAAATTCTCCTCTACAACATGCCTATATTTTAACCACATATAGCAGATATTATGAATTGTGCAACAGCACTGGTTTAGCAGTTTCTCTAGATTATTTAGACATAGAcaaaatgtgtatataattaCAATATGTGGAGTCAGTAGGCCACTTCATCTCACTCCATATCACACAATAGCTCTAGAATTATTGCCAAGAAAACATGGCTTTGGGGTTAATTAACTTGATGACTAAATTTAGGTAATGTGGTGGGGGAGAGACAGGTAATAAaccaatttaaataaaaaaaaaaaaacaatttcaggTTGGATCCAGAGTTAAAATCTCCAGTGGTGCTATCTGTCATTCAGGCATCTATATACAATCATAattgggtgtgttagtgcattACGCCCAGTAATTCTGGGGAAAGCAGAACCACCATTAGCCTGACCAGAATAGAGCTATAGAGAATAGGATAAAATATGCTTTCAGTGCATATATCCATGTATGTACATACTGTCTTTTCAACCAAGGAGAGCTGCAAGTTATTAAGTGACATGTGCACTGTTTGTGTCagctgcttctttttacctgccagaggTGAAGCCTTACGTGTGTAGAGAGACACAATAATATTCTGTGAT is a genomic window containing:
- the egln3 gene encoding egl nine homolog 3 isoform X2 — its product is MPFLHHITDLELEQLALDRVVPALLDRGFFYMDSFLGDTVGRVVLGQVKQIHRSGVLSDGQLAGRASGVRRSHIRGDKIAWVSGTERGAEAINFLLKQTDKLISLCASRLGKNTIRERSKAMVACYPGNGAGYVKHVDNPNADGRCVTCIYYLNKNWNAKEHGGILRIFPEGKSYVADIEPLFDRLLLFWSDRRNPHEVQPSFATRYAVTVWYFDSEERAEAKQRFRDLTASSQASNTT